In a genomic window of Thermoprotei archaeon:
- a CDS encoding zinc ribbon domain-containing protein, which yields MSRSLLVKAYSIPYNLEVNELIEDYMRILNSILDDLWRNIAWERRGKRLIPFLRKDKAFRKWLRDKYLEGWVYSKHYVDSAIKQAYSVLESWRKRYLRGRAGRGRPELRRKFVRVKETLYSYRDGVLKVSIKPYEESVTVDLRKTWCWDRIRGLDLGELILKQDRLIVTVRKEVELKIKDPIAWDVNLLTLDGYDGETHYSISLKEIYTIHRTYELKRRVIQKLPEKTRKRLLEKYSSRERNRVNYVLHKLAKQLSNRTNIFEDLTNFKERVARTKSRSMNRQNSKHNYIKLQRYVEYKSAWNGYATIYVNAKGTSKTCSKCGYYNKDLRGAVFKCPKCGFIIDRQKNASINIWKTFLRMWGFMGFPRRELTPMSPPMNPEEDKRDEAQELSMDMYGIHT from the coding sequence GTGTCAAGAAGCTTGTTAGTTAAAGCGTACTCAATACCATATAACCTTGAGGTGAACGAGCTTATAGAGGACTACATGCGCATCTTAAACTCTATCTTGGATGACTTATGGAGGAACATTGCATGGGAAAGAAGGGGCAAGAGGCTTATACCGTTTTTGAGGAAGGATAAGGCTTTTAGGAAGTGGCTTAGGGATAAGTATCTTGAGGGGTGGGTTTACTCCAAGCATTACGTGGACTCCGCGATAAAACAGGCTTATTCCGTGCTCGAATCGTGGAGGAAAAGATATCTACGTGGGCGGGCAGGAAGAGGTAGGCCTGAACTGAGGAGGAAGTTCGTTAGAGTTAAGGAAACCCTCTACAGTTACAGGGACGGCGTGCTTAAGGTTTCGATTAAACCCTATGAAGAGAGCGTGACCGTAGATTTGAGGAAGACGTGGTGCTGGGATAGGATAAGGGGTTTAGACCTCGGCGAACTCATACTTAAACAGGACAGGCTCATAGTTACTGTTAGAAAAGAGGTGGAGCTAAAGATTAAAGACCCAATAGCATGGGACGTGAACCTCTTAACCTTAGATGGTTATGACGGTGAAACACACTATTCGATAAGCTTGAAGGAAATTTATACTATCCACAGGACGTACGAGCTGAAGAGGAGGGTCATCCAAAAGCTCCCAGAGAAAACCAGGAAGAGGCTCCTGGAGAAGTACAGTTCAAGGGAGAGAAATAGAGTTAACTATGTACTACACAAGCTGGCTAAGCAGCTATCCAACAGGACAAATATCTTCGAGGACTTGACGAACTTCAAGGAGAGGGTGGCTAGGACGAAGAGTAGAAGTATGAATAGGCAGAACAGCAAGCACAACTACATCAAACTACAAAGGTATGTGGAATACAAATCTGCGTGGAATGGTTATGCTACCATATATGTGAATGCGAAGGGCACCTCGAAGACCTGCTCCAAATGCGGGTACTACAACAAAGACCTAAGGGGAGCAGTCTTCAAGTGCCCAAAATGCGGTTTTATAATCGATAGGCAGAAAAACGCGTCAATAAACATTTGGAAAACGTTCCTTAGGATGTGGGGATTCATGGGTTTTCCCCGAAGGGAGCTAACCCCGATGAGCCCTCCAATGAACCCAGAGGAGGACAAGAGGGATGAGGCTCAAGAACTAAGTATGGATATGTATGGAATCCATACTTAG
- a CDS encoding IS607 family transposase has product MSVEKHYTMKEASRILGVSVRRLQIWDKQGLIRCMRTPGGRRRVPEGEIKRILDLGEERIIVGYARVSSSTQKDDLERQKQLISSYAKEKGYGEIQVLTDIGSGLNEGRKNFLKLLNMVSERKISKLIIAYEDRLTRFGIETLKKMFTVFGTEIEVINHEEKTPHEELVEDLITIVAHFAGKLYGMRSHKYREVVEGVKKLVS; this is encoded by the coding sequence ATGAGTGTAGAGAAGCATTATACGATGAAGGAAGCCAGTAGAATTCTTGGTGTTAGCGTTAGACGACTTCAGATTTGGGATAAGCAAGGATTAATTAGGTGTATGAGGACGCCTGGGGGTAGGAGGAGAGTACCTGAAGGCGAAATAAAACGCATCCTTGATTTAGGAGAGGAAAGAATTATTGTAGGGTATGCAAGGGTTTCATCTTCAACACAAAAGGATGATTTGGAAAGACAGAAACAACTTATTTCAAGCTACGCTAAAGAGAAAGGTTACGGTGAAATTCAAGTTTTAACGGATATTGGTTCTGGACTTAACGAAGGCAGAAAAAACTTCCTGAAACTCTTAAATATGGTTTCAGAAAGGAAAATATCCAAGCTGATAATCGCTTACGAAGACAGGCTCACAAGATTTGGTATTGAAACTTTAAAGAAAATGTTCACAGTTTTCGGAACAGAAATAGAAGTGATAAACCATGAAGAGAAAACTCCTCATGAAGAGCTTGTGGAAGACTTAATCACCATAGTTGCTCATTTCGCTGGAAAGCTCTACGGCATGAGAAGCCATAAGTATAGGGAGGTTGTTGAAGGTGTCAAGAAGCTTGTTAGTTAA
- a CDS encoding glycosyltransferase family 2 protein, with product MYWWEVLGGIYGLLLFLTLGFYLNKIRHLPSLKQINKIIDNGPLVSIIVPVKNEADTIEECLSSLINLKYKSKEIIVVLGESTDGSEEIVRKFSDEIKIIREPPLPDGWIGKNWACYIGYQNSSGGLLLFTDGDTSHDEYSLSKTVSIIINENVDMITLFPKFIFRSLWEKLITPLIAVFIGF from the coding sequence GTGTACTGGTGGGAAGTATTAGGTGGAATTTATGGTTTGTTATTATTTCTTACTTTAGGTTTTTATTTAAACAAAATAAGACATCTACCAAGCTTAAAACAGATTAATAAAATTATTGACAATGGACCTTTAGTATCTATTATTGTTCCTGTTAAGAATGAAGCTGATACAATTGAAGAATGTTTATCCTCTCTCATTAACCTTAAGTATAAGTCGAAAGAGATCATCGTTGTCCTAGGAGAGTCTACTGATGGAAGTGAGGAGATCGTAAGAAAGTTTAGCGACGAGATTAAAATTATTCGTGAACCTCCGTTACCTGATGGTTGGATTGGAAAAAATTGGGCCTGTTATATTGGTTATCAAAATTCAAGTGGAGGTCTACTTCTGTTTACTGATGGTGATACTTCTCATGATGAATATTCACTCTCTAAAACCGTATCCATTATCATTAATGAAAATGTCGACATGATTACACTTTTTCCTAAATTCATCTTCAGATCTTTATGGGAAAAACTTATCACGCCCTTAATAGCTGTTTTCATAGGGTTCTGA